Part of the Geodermatophilus obscurus DSM 43160 genome is shown below.
CAGGCCGCGGACGAGGCCCCACACGGTGCGCCGGCTCTCCGGGTCCAGGCCGGTGGTGGGCTCGTCGAGCACCAGCACCCGCGGGTGGCCGAGCAGGGCCAGGGCGAGGTCGAGCCGGCGGCGCTCCCCGCCGGAGAGGCTGCGCACGCGGACGTCGGCCCGGCCGGTGAGGTCCACCTGCGCCAGCGCCTCGTCGACCGGGCGCGGCGTGGTGAGGGTGCCGGCCCAGGTCCGGACGGTCTCGGCGACGGTCAGGTCGCCCGGCAGGCCGCTCGTCTGCAGCAGCACCCCCAGGTGCGGGCGGACGGCGGCCCGCTCGCGCCGCGGGTCGGCACCGAGGACCCGCACGGTCCCGCCCGACGCGGGCGCCAGCCCCTCGAGCACCTCCAGCGCGGAGGTCTTGCCGGCGCCGTTCACGCCGAGCAGCGCGAAGACCTCCCCGGGCCGGACGTCGAAGGAGACGCCCCGGACGGCCGCGAAGTCGCCGTAGCGGCGGTGCAGGTCGACGACCTCGACGACCGGCGGGGCAGCTGTCGCCGGAGACGGCGGGGCGGGTGCGACGGACGGGTGCACGGCGACCTCCTCGGTGCGCCCGCCGGCCGGGGTCCGGCCGTTCC
Proteins encoded:
- a CDS encoding ABC transporter ATP-binding protein, producing MHPSVAPAPPSPATAAPPVVEVVDLHRRYGDFAAVRGVSFDVRPGEVFALLGVNGAGKTSALEVLEGLAPASGGTVRVLGADPRRERAAVRPHLGVLLQTSGLPGDLTVAETVRTWAGTLTTPRPVDEALAQVDLTGRADVRVRSLSGGERRRLDLALALLGHPRVLVLDEPTTGLDPESRRTVWGLVRGLVDDGAAVVLTTHHLEEAEELADRIAVMRAGRIVLAGTREEIAETQPATIRFTLAPGDPQPPVPSGVEVVSAGPRVEWHTRALQPALAQLLAWAAAYGVVLRGLQARAASLEQAFLAVADVDAE